The Neomonachus schauinslandi chromosome 4, ASM220157v2, whole genome shotgun sequence genome includes a region encoding these proteins:
- the LOC110578906 gene encoding 60S ribosomal protein L17-like — translation MVCYLLDPENPTKSCKSRGSNLRVHFKNTRETAQAIKGMHIQKATKYLRDITLQKQCVPFCRYNGGVGRCAQAKQWGWTQGRWPKKSAEFLLHMLKNAESNAELKVLDVDSLVIEHIQVNKAPKMRHRTFTAHGRINPYMSSPCHIEMILTEKEQIVPKPEEEVAQKKKISQKKLKKQKLTAWE, via the coding sequence ATGGTTTGCTATTTGCTTGACCCAGAAAACCCTACGAAATCATGTAAATCAAGAGGTTCAAATCTTCGTGTTCACTTTAAGAACACACGTGAAACTGCCCAGGCCATCAAGGGTATGCATATCCAAAAAGCCACCAAGTATCTGAGAGACATCACTTTACAGAAGCAGTGTGTGCCATTCTGTCGCTACAATGGTGGAGTTGGTAGGTGTGCCCAGGCCAAACAGTGGGGCTGGACACAGGGTCGGTGGCCCAAGAAGAGTGCTGAATTTTTactgcacatgcttaaaaatgcagagagtaaTGCTGAACTTAAGGTTTTAGATGTTGATTCTCTGGTCATTGAGCACATCCAGGTGAACAAAGCCCCCAAGATGCGGCATAGAACGTTCACGGCTCATGGTCGGATTAACCCATACATGAGCTCTCCCTGCCACATTGAGATGATCCTTactgaaaaagagcagattgttcctaaaccagaagaggaggttgcacagaagaaaaagatatcccagaagaaactgaagaaacaaaaacttacgGCCTGGGAGTAA